A region of Flocculibacter collagenilyticus DNA encodes the following proteins:
- the rsxA gene encoding electron transport complex subunit RsxA: MTEYLLLLVSTVLVNNFVLVKFLGLCPFMGVSSKLETAIGMSLATTFVLTLASVCSYLVNQFILLPLELTYLRTLSFILVIAVVVQFTEMVVHKTSPTLYRLLGIFLPLITTNCAVLGVALLNVNAKHNFLESVIYGFGAAAGFSMVLIIFAAMRERLAAADVPAPFKGASIAMITAGLMSLAFMGFTGLVKI; encoded by the coding sequence ATGACAGAATATCTGTTACTACTCGTCAGCACTGTTTTAGTGAATAACTTTGTGCTAGTTAAATTTCTTGGGCTTTGCCCCTTTATGGGAGTGTCAAGTAAGCTTGAGACTGCCATTGGAATGTCGCTTGCCACTACATTTGTTTTAACATTAGCATCAGTTTGCAGTTACCTCGTCAATCAATTTATTTTATTACCGCTTGAACTCACCTATTTGCGCACACTTAGCTTTATTTTAGTGATCGCAGTTGTTGTACAATTTACTGAAATGGTGGTGCATAAAACATCCCCTACTCTTTATCGTTTACTTGGTATTTTCTTGCCTCTTATTACCACTAATTGCGCCGTATTGGGTGTTGCCCTTCTTAATGTTAATGCCAAACATAATTTTTTAGAGTCCGTTATATATGGGTTTGGGGCGGCAGCCGGATTTTCTATGGTGTTAATCATTTTTGCTGCTATGCGCGAGCGCTTAGCGGCGGCAGACGTACCAGCCCCATTCAAAGGAGCCTCAATTGCTATGATTACGGCTGGATTAATGTCACTCGCATTTATGGGCTTTACAGGGTTAGTTAAGATTTAA
- the rsxC gene encoding electron transport complex subunit RsxC: protein METLHEKILRGQLWQSPGGVHPPTNKHTTNTQPVATLPLAEKIIIPVKQHIGHFGEVLVKQGDHVLKGQPLSKPKSGLSLPVHASTSGTVVDIKPMPSAHPSAIPELSIIIEPDGDDRWTELHPILDYTLVDKTELIAKIQQSGISGLGGAGFPSYIKAQTALSRPIEYLIINGVECEPYITADDRLMQDYATHIRAGIDILVHLLQPQNVIVGIEDDKPLAIEAMKAACKSDESILIRAIPTKYPSGGEKQLIQILTGKQVPTGGIPADIGMVMQNVGTVHAIANAVQRGEPLISRIVTVAGDTIEKAQNYWVPLGTPISHVLKECHFTPEVNQRVIMGGPMMGFTLPHLNIPVVKITNCILAPSEAELPNAGKEMECIRCSACADVCPASLLPQQLQWYAKNNEHEKSKEYNLFDCIECGACAYVCPSEIPLVEYYRVEKATIKQLDEEQRQAEQAKKRFEQRNQRLEREKQERAEKHRLAAEKRRQAMEGNNEKDKVADALARIKAKKAGATQGVNENNTAEQNATDNTERSPKDAVAAAIARAKAKKANANANANVEHQKKPTDNANSDNEKDKAAGSDANITNTQDNPKKAAIAAAVARAKAKKEAQNKSLNETNSQPELKHQVTSSAESKASELPQENESSASKSNKQEAIAAAIARAKAKRDEKLAELQRSEHSTSTTATKQSSATSSTEPKVTEEKSSISSNDAESPEQQKKAKIAAAIARAKAKREQQENTKK, encoded by the coding sequence TTGGAAACGTTACACGAAAAAATTCTCCGTGGTCAATTATGGCAATCTCCTGGCGGCGTGCACCCTCCAACAAATAAGCACACCACAAATACTCAGCCTGTTGCCACGCTACCACTTGCTGAAAAAATCATTATTCCCGTTAAGCAGCATATTGGACACTTTGGTGAAGTATTAGTAAAACAAGGTGACCATGTTCTTAAAGGGCAGCCGCTTAGCAAACCAAAATCTGGTTTATCGCTGCCTGTACATGCCTCTACTTCTGGTACTGTGGTAGATATTAAACCAATGCCATCAGCACACCCATCGGCTATTCCAGAGCTCAGTATTATTATTGAACCAGACGGTGATGACCGTTGGACAGAGCTTCACCCTATTCTTGATTACACATTAGTTGATAAAACTGAACTTATTGCAAAAATTCAGCAATCTGGAATATCTGGATTAGGTGGAGCAGGCTTTCCTAGTTATATCAAAGCACAAACTGCATTAAGTCGACCAATCGAATATTTAATTATTAATGGTGTTGAGTGCGAGCCTTACATCACAGCTGATGACCGCTTAATGCAAGATTATGCAACTCATATTCGTGCAGGAATCGACATTCTTGTTCACTTATTGCAACCTCAAAATGTGATAGTTGGCATAGAGGACGACAAACCGCTTGCTATTGAAGCAATGAAAGCTGCGTGCAAATCAGACGAAAGCATTTTAATAAGAGCCATTCCCACTAAGTACCCTTCTGGCGGTGAAAAGCAACTAATTCAAATTCTAACAGGTAAACAAGTACCCACAGGTGGCATTCCTGCTGATATTGGTATGGTAATGCAAAATGTTGGTACTGTGCATGCCATAGCGAATGCCGTTCAACGAGGCGAACCGCTAATTTCACGCATTGTTACGGTTGCTGGCGATACCATTGAAAAAGCACAAAACTACTGGGTCCCTTTAGGTACGCCGATTTCACATGTCTTAAAAGAATGTCACTTTACTCCGGAAGTTAACCAACGAGTGATTATGGGTGGCCCAATGATGGGATTCACACTACCCCACCTGAATATTCCTGTAGTAAAAATTACTAACTGTATTCTTGCTCCAAGTGAAGCAGAATTGCCTAATGCAGGTAAAGAAATGGAGTGCATTCGCTGTAGTGCATGTGCAGATGTATGCCCTGCTAGCTTATTACCACAGCAACTTCAATGGTACGCAAAAAATAACGAGCACGAAAAGTCTAAAGAATATAATTTGTTCGACTGTATTGAGTGTGGTGCATGTGCATACGTGTGCCCTTCTGAAATTCCATTAGTTGAATATTACCGCGTTGAAAAAGCCACGATTAAGCAACTAGACGAAGAGCAAAGACAAGCAGAACAAGCGAAAAAACGCTTTGAGCAACGTAATCAACGTTTAGAGCGTGAAAAGCAAGAACGCGCCGAAAAACATCGCCTTGCTGCTGAAAAGCGTCGCCAAGCAATGGAAGGAAATAACGAAAAAGACAAAGTAGCTGATGCGTTAGCCCGTATTAAGGCTAAAAAAGCAGGGGCAACTCAAGGCGTTAATGAAAACAATACCGCTGAACAAAATGCAACTGACAATACCGAGCGCTCACCTAAAGATGCAGTAGCTGCTGCAATTGCTCGAGCAAAAGCAAAGAAAGCTAATGCTAATGCTAATGCTAATGTTGAACATCAGAAAAAGCCTACAGATAATGCAAATAGCGATAACGAGAAGGATAAAGCAGCGGGCTCTGACGCGAATATAACTAACACTCAGGACAATCCTAAAAAGGCAGCCATCGCCGCCGCTGTAGCAAGGGCAAAAGCCAAAAAAGAAGCGCAAAATAAATCTCTGAATGAAACAAATAGCCAGCCTGAATTGAAGCATCAAGTTACTTCGTCAGCTGAATCAAAAGCCAGTGAATTGCCTCAGGAAAACGAGTCAAGCGCCAGTAAAAGTAATAAACAAGAAGCAATTGCTGCAGCCATAGCTAGAGCAAAAGCAAAACGAGATGAGAAATTAGCTGAATTACAACGCTCAGAGCACTCAACAAGCACAACAGCGACGAAGCAATCATCCGCAACTAGCTCTACTGAACCAAAAGTTACAGAAGAAAAGTCTTCTATCAGTTCTAATGATGCTGAAAGCCCTGAGCAGCAGAAAAAAGCGAAAATTGCAGCAGCCATCGCCCGTGCTAAAGCAAAAAGAGAGCAACAGGAAAATACAAAGAAATGA
- the rsxB gene encoding electron transport complex subunit RsxB encodes MSILYALIALGVLALIFGLVLGYAAIRFKVDADPLVDQIDELLPQTQCGQCGYPGCRPYAEAIANGDEINKCPPGGEATIHNLADLMGVEAKPLDDAHQSDNIKKVAYIREDECIGCTKCIQACPVDAILGAAKHMHTVIASECTGCDLCVEPCPVDCIDMIPVKQTTTNWKWDLQSIPIKEVQ; translated from the coding sequence ATGAGTATTTTATATGCCTTAATTGCACTCGGCGTGCTTGCTTTAATATTCGGATTGGTACTGGGCTATGCCGCCATACGTTTTAAAGTGGATGCAGATCCATTAGTCGACCAAATTGATGAGCTATTACCTCAAACGCAGTGTGGCCAATGTGGATACCCAGGTTGTAGACCGTACGCTGAAGCCATCGCAAATGGTGACGAAATTAATAAATGTCCTCCTGGCGGAGAAGCAACCATTCATAATTTAGCCGATTTAATGGGGGTTGAAGCAAAACCACTGGATGATGCGCATCAGTCAGACAATATAAAGAAAGTGGCCTATATTCGTGAAGATGAGTGTATTGGCTGTACTAAGTGTATTCAAGCGTGCCCAGTAGACGCCATATTAGGTGCAGCAAAACACATGCATACTGTGATCGCGTCAGAATGCACCGGCTGCGATTTATGTGTTGAGCCATGTCCAGTAGATTGTATTGATATGATCCCTGTAAAACAAACCACTACCAACTGGAAATGGGATTTGCAGTCCATTCCAATTAAAGAAGTTCAGTAA
- a CDS encoding EAL domain-containing protein: MKSFTLLALKQFATFIIMICVLVSVIFTGFGSIIEHKHKNVSSAVNQFLTSNLVSESKLLSRQLKNGLDVEKLVIQKMDSTNLYSFKEKNNHVALAGLFEQIGLTSKTSTITNKDNDLKVTFKASHYEEYKVLQQLLIAAIIIPLAAALLSIILLKGSVNRIYRKTSETITDVIHNYVRKNDNQANPDWSKLPDEFSDTISALSALSSHVDKQSNELKQSAEKIMDEAYKDTVTGLANRNRFVQYFDEKRLNEKSNEFGVLAIIRCSELMKINHAKGYQEGDKYVIDVAEIISAVAGTYSNSRIFRLNGSDFGVVIPNIAPKESERFAQNLQSKFNEYQKFSEIDSVAYTGLVAYDVSKPLGEMLALADTAISLAQSSQMNGWFIQKESSVLENVSASYGNQNWRQVIDDVLTNTRVSLLHQPIQPTSRSSKAYSEVLARFKTAEGQILPTASFLSMAEKLDKIVDVDKVIIEKCLDQIKAKNLTDQYFGINITPKTAQNEQFMIWLERRLLKDANIANKLIFEVTEYGLQQNIQASKRFIDMIHRVGARITVERFGVGMTSFKFFRDLKPDFIKMDGSYTRDIDEDKNNQYFMRLMVDLAHRIGVTVFAECVETQEEKHVLEQLLIDGTQGYFIGKPSAL, encoded by the coding sequence ATGAAATCATTTACTCTACTAGCATTGAAGCAGTTTGCCACATTCATCATTATGATATGTGTTCTTGTAAGTGTTATTTTCACTGGCTTTGGCAGCATCATAGAACATAAACATAAAAATGTGTCTAGCGCCGTCAATCAATTTCTTACAAGTAACCTTGTATCCGAATCAAAATTATTATCTCGTCAATTAAAAAATGGATTAGACGTAGAAAAGCTAGTCATTCAAAAGATGGACAGCACCAACTTATACTCTTTCAAAGAAAAAAATAATCATGTTGCTTTAGCAGGTTTATTTGAACAAATTGGCCTTACCTCAAAAACTTCAACGATCACCAATAAAGACAACGATTTAAAAGTTACCTTTAAAGCCTCTCATTACGAAGAATACAAAGTACTTCAGCAGCTTCTTATTGCAGCCATTATTATTCCTCTTGCCGCTGCGCTTCTCTCTATTATTTTGCTTAAAGGTTCTGTTAACCGAATTTATAGAAAAACGTCTGAAACTATTACTGATGTGATTCATAACTACGTTAGAAAAAATGACAATCAAGCTAATCCTGATTGGAGCAAACTGCCAGATGAATTCAGTGATACCATTTCAGCGTTGAGCGCCCTCTCCTCTCATGTCGATAAGCAATCAAATGAATTGAAGCAGTCTGCTGAAAAAATAATGGACGAGGCGTACAAAGACACGGTTACTGGCCTTGCTAATCGAAATCGCTTTGTTCAATATTTTGATGAAAAAAGATTAAACGAAAAATCCAATGAATTTGGCGTATTAGCTATTATCCGTTGCAGTGAGCTAATGAAGATTAACCACGCAAAAGGTTATCAGGAAGGCGATAAGTATGTGATAGATGTGGCTGAAATTATTTCAGCTGTCGCAGGCACTTATTCAAATAGTCGTATTTTTAGATTAAATGGTTCTGACTTTGGTGTAGTCATTCCTAATATTGCCCCTAAAGAGTCAGAACGCTTTGCGCAAAACCTACAAAGTAAGTTCAACGAATATCAAAAATTTTCTGAAATTGATTCAGTCGCATACACAGGCTTAGTTGCATACGATGTCAGCAAACCATTAGGTGAAATGCTAGCATTAGCAGATACCGCTATCAGCTTAGCGCAATCAAGCCAGATGAATGGCTGGTTTATTCAGAAAGAATCATCCGTACTTGAAAACGTATCAGCTTCGTACGGTAACCAAAATTGGCGCCAAGTCATTGATGATGTATTAACTAATACCCGCGTAAGTTTGTTGCATCAACCTATTCAACCTACCAGTCGATCATCAAAAGCCTATTCTGAAGTGCTCGCGCGTTTTAAAACTGCTGAAGGGCAAATTCTGCCTACCGCCTCCTTTTTATCCATGGCCGAAAAGCTAGATAAAATAGTTGATGTTGACAAGGTCATTATCGAGAAATGCCTTGACCAAATAAAGGCAAAAAATTTAACCGATCAATACTTCGGCATAAATATCACTCCGAAAACTGCACAAAACGAGCAATTTATGATTTGGCTTGAACGCCGTTTACTTAAAGACGCCAACATAGCAAATAAACTCATTTTTGAAGTCACTGAATACGGCTTGCAACAAAACATACAAGCCAGCAAGCGTTTTATCGACATGATACATCGTGTAGGTGCGCGCATTACCGTTGAACGTTTTGGCGTTGGCATGACTTCCTTTAAGTTCTTTAGAGACTTAAAACCAGACTTTATAAAAATGGATGGCAGTTACACACGAGATATTGACGAAGATAAGAACAATCAATATTTCATGCGCTTAATGGTCGATTTAGCACATAGAATTGGCGTTACCGTATTTGCCGAGTGTGTAGAAACACAAGAAGAAAAGCATGTATTAGAGCAGCTTTTAATTGATGGCACTCAAGGCTATTTTATTGGTAAGCCTTCTGCATTATAG